A single Tenacibaculum sp. 190524A02b DNA region contains:
- a CDS encoding cytochrome c oxidase subunit 3 has product MSEQTQTVDEELKVAKRKSAKPMLWVSMISMVMFFAGLTSAYVVSMNREDWVTFDLPQAFYISTVLIVFSSITLFLSQRELKNDRLQQSLVLLLITFVLGLGFVWYQYVGFNQLKEVGLYFTGPESTVSTSFIIGITFMHVLHLIAGVIVLLVVIYNHYKKKYSSTNMLGFELGAIFWHFVDVLWIYLFFFFYFIR; this is encoded by the coding sequence ATGAGTGAGCAAACACAAACAGTTGACGAAGAATTAAAAGTTGCTAAAAGAAAATCAGCAAAACCAATGTTATGGGTTTCCATGATAAGTATGGTCATGTTTTTTGCTGGACTAACCAGTGCGTATGTAGTAAGTATGAACCGTGAAGATTGGGTAACTTTTGATTTACCACAAGCTTTTTATATTAGTACGGTTTTAATTGTATTTAGTAGTATTACTTTGTTTTTATCTCAAAGAGAACTTAAAAACGACAGATTACAACAGTCATTAGTCCTTTTATTAATAACATTTGTGCTAGGATTAGGCTTTGTTTGGTATCAATATGTTGGATTTAATCAATTAAAAGAAGTAGGCTTGTATTTTACTGGACCAGAAAGTACGGTGTCAACCTCTTTTATTATAGGAATCACTTTTATGCATGTTTTACACCTAATAGCAGGGGTAATTGTATTATTAGTAGTTATTTATAATCATTATAAAAAGAAATATTCATCCACCAATATGCTTGGGTTTGAGCTAGGCGCTATCTTCTGGCATTTTGTAGATGTTTTATGGATTTATCTATTTTTCTTTTTCTATTTCATTAGGTAA
- the cyoE gene encoding heme o synthase encodes MSTVSTIQGKTSVKTLFSDFKQLTKVGLSVSVVFTSITGYLLGADEINYNTILLLAIGGYFMVGASNAFNQVIEKDIDALMQRTKNRPLPSGRMSVTSALIIASIFTIAGIAILYAIHPKCALFGAISIFLYTSAYTPLKAVTPLAVFVGAIPGAIPFMLGWVAATGKFGIEAGFLFMIQFFWQFPHFWAIGWLQFEEYNKAGLHMLPMDKKDKGAIVQIIFYTCVMILMSVAPVLKVTGKFYIYPVTAVIIFLLGALMLVYAFKLYKTEENTDARKLMLASVFYITIVPIIYVVDKFLH; translated from the coding sequence GTGAGTACGGTATCAACAATACAAGGTAAAACATCTGTAAAAACATTGTTTTCTGATTTTAAACAGCTTACTAAAGTTGGTCTTTCAGTAAGTGTAGTGTTTACATCAATTACAGGGTATTTACTTGGGGCTGATGAAATAAATTATAATACTATTTTGCTTTTAGCAATTGGTGGTTATTTTATGGTAGGTGCGTCTAATGCATTTAATCAAGTTATAGAAAAAGATATAGATGCATTAATGCAACGAACCAAAAATCGACCGTTGCCGTCTGGAAGAATGTCGGTAACTTCAGCATTAATAATAGCTTCTATATTTACAATTGCAGGAATTGCTATACTATACGCTATACATCCTAAATGTGCTTTATTTGGTGCTATATCTATATTCTTATATACAAGTGCCTATACACCATTAAAGGCAGTGACTCCTTTGGCAGTTTTTGTAGGTGCCATTCCAGGAGCTATTCCCTTTATGTTAGGTTGGGTAGCTGCAACAGGTAAATTTGGAATAGAAGCTGGTTTCTTATTTATGATTCAGTTTTTTTGGCAATTTCCACACTTTTGGGCCATAGGTTGGTTGCAGTTTGAAGAATATAATAAGGCAGGTTTGCATATGTTACCTATGGATAAAAAAGACAAAGGAGCTATTGTGCAAATTATTTTTTATACCTGTGTTATGATTTTAATGTCTGTAGCACCAGTATTAAAGGTAACAGGGAAGTTTTATATATACCCAGTAACAGCAGTAATCATTTTTCTTTTAGGAGCCTTAATGTTAGTGTATGCATTTAAGTTGTATAAAACCGAAGAAAATACTGATGCAAGAAAATTAATGTTGGCAAGTGTGTTTTACATTACTATAGTGCCAATAATATATGTTGTAGATAAATTTTTACATTAA
- a CDS encoding alpha/beta hydrolase: MKKLLLILFTLTIQLSNAQNTVCINKSIKHTIHSKHLKESRDYWVSLPLHYSDSLKYPVIYVFDAEWRFDLIKNITFDLGANQKIKNSIIVGIPHIDMEKKRGQDLTFSQSNIEYDGDKVDSTWYNDTNSGKGMPFFNYLTNELIPDVNKKYATNNHETLIGHSYGGYFGGYILSLNHPFEVLHIYDPSIWFSNGEVINRFKKNYNNKKVTIHLTYQPIPEFHKNKIEDFIKELAKKKNIKLTTKLYPEDTHNSLFLDSFYKGILKTNK; this comes from the coding sequence ATGAAAAAACTACTACTTATACTATTCACTTTAACTATTCAACTTTCTAATGCTCAAAATACTGTTTGCATTAACAAATCTATTAAACATACAATCCACTCAAAACATTTAAAAGAAAGTAGAGATTATTGGGTTAGCCTTCCTCTTCATTATAGTGACTCATTAAAATACCCTGTTATTTATGTTTTTGATGCAGAATGGCGATTTGACCTTATTAAAAATATAACCTTCGATTTAGGAGCTAATCAAAAAATTAAAAATTCAATTATAGTAGGCATTCCTCATATAGATATGGAAAAGAAAAGAGGGCAAGACCTTACTTTTAGTCAATCTAACATAGAATACGATGGTGATAAAGTTGATTCAACTTGGTATAACGATACGAATTCAGGAAAAGGAATGCCCTTTTTTAACTATTTAACTAATGAATTGATACCCGATGTAAATAAAAAGTATGCTACTAATAATCATGAAACATTAATTGGTCATTCTTACGGTGGTTATTTTGGCGGCTACATTTTATCATTAAATCATCCTTTTGAAGTATTACATATATACGATCCTTCTATATGGTTTAGCAACGGAGAGGTAATTAACAGATTCAAAAAGAACTATAATAACAAAAAAGTTACGATTCACTTAACTTACCAACCAATTCCTGAGTTTCATAAAAATAAAATAGAAGACTTTATAAAGGAACTAGCCAAAAAGAAAAACATAAAACTAACAACAAAACTTTACCCAGAAGACACGCACAACTCTTTGTTTTTGGATAGTTTTTACAAAGGAATTCTTAAAACTAATAAATAA
- a CDS encoding carbohydrate binding family 9 domain-containing protein, whose protein sequence is MRNNILTIIGVFCGFLTGVSQNKSIPIITNEVITIDGKLDEKVWQQAEVFSEFNNFYPNDEGKATNKTEVRVFHNGKYLYISAIYFDTTSNNKISTLKRDNHGDAVVGSDAFGIVLDPFNKENNGYYFTLNVGNTQQDALVDFNGTDYSFNESWNAVWESKTTTKGTQKVYEIAIPFKSLNFDVNNSVWGMQFFYRDFKTNSWMTYTDMSRNFFQFDLRFTEEVSIESLPKNSNAPFTVTPSITYNYEKNVIDDKNTSTFKPSIDVQYNITSSLRLDATLNPDFSQVDVDQQVVNLTRFAINFPERRNFFLENSDLFNNLGTYGVNPFYSRIIGGTTNMQFGLKLSGNISSTTRIGVLNAQTEKEGSKVAQNYAVVVGRQKLSETFTTTGYLVNRQETDGFYFKNNYNRVLGLNLNYRSKNKLWSGQANYGKSFSNTIHTDNNFFNIETQYNTRETFIKGAFKTLDKNFITEVGFTPRLYNYDAINKLTIRDSYLDSYMVFQKTHYPTNSKTIDRYRYLSIVNDAFWDGNGVLTEMTTVIGNSLWFKKNLASLYLNIKHDYFDLKYGFDVLNNDKPIIPGVYNTTDITLGYNNRATNKNMYYASEVFYGGYFNGYKKGFETEVGYRMLPFAQVNVNYSMNHIDLENLGSETFHLARFTGEVFFNNRLNWTTYVQYNTQFNNFNVNTRLQWEYKPLSYVYLVVTDNFNKYLTRTNWGAALKLNYRFDF, encoded by the coding sequence ATGAGAAATAATATTTTAACAATTATAGGTGTTTTTTGTGGTTTTTTAACTGGAGTTTCACAAAATAAAAGTATTCCAATAATAACAAATGAAGTAATAACAATAGATGGAAAGTTAGACGAAAAAGTTTGGCAGCAAGCTGAAGTGTTTTCAGAGTTTAATAATTTCTATCCTAATGATGAGGGGAAGGCAACAAATAAAACAGAAGTACGTGTTTTTCATAATGGTAAATATCTATATATAAGCGCTATTTATTTTGATACTACCTCAAATAATAAAATAAGTACATTAAAAAGAGATAATCATGGGGATGCTGTGGTTGGGAGTGATGCTTTTGGTATTGTATTAGATCCTTTCAATAAGGAAAATAATGGATATTACTTTACCTTAAATGTAGGAAATACGCAACAAGATGCTTTGGTAGATTTTAATGGTACTGACTATAGTTTTAATGAAAGTTGGAATGCAGTTTGGGAGTCAAAAACAACAACAAAGGGAACACAAAAAGTTTATGAAATAGCAATTCCATTCAAATCATTAAACTTTGATGTGAATAATTCAGTTTGGGGAATGCAGTTTTTTTACCGTGATTTTAAAACAAATTCATGGATGACCTATACAGATATGTCTCGTAATTTTTTTCAATTTGACCTACGATTTACAGAAGAGGTAAGTATAGAAAGCTTGCCTAAAAATAGTAATGCTCCTTTTACAGTAACACCATCTATTACTTATAATTATGAGAAAAATGTTATAGATGATAAAAATACTTCTACATTCAAACCAAGTATTGATGTGCAGTATAATATTACCTCTTCATTACGATTGGACGCTACACTTAATCCAGATTTCTCTCAAGTGGATGTAGATCAACAAGTAGTAAACCTAACCCGATTTGCGATTAATTTTCCTGAACGTAGAAACTTTTTTTTAGAAAATAGTGATTTGTTTAACAATCTAGGAACCTATGGAGTAAATCCTTTTTATTCAAGAATTATAGGTGGAACAACCAATATGCAATTTGGATTAAAACTTTCAGGAAACATTTCATCAACCACAAGAATAGGAGTTTTAAACGCACAAACAGAAAAGGAGGGAAGTAAAGTTGCACAAAATTATGCGGTGGTGGTTGGTCGTCAAAAACTATCGGAAACATTTACTACAACTGGATATCTAGTCAATAGGCAGGAGACAGATGGTTTTTATTTTAAAAATAATTATAACCGTGTATTAGGGCTAAACCTTAATTATAGGTCAAAAAATAAATTATGGTCGGGACAAGCAAATTATGGAAAGAGTTTTAGTAATACTATTCATACCGATAATAATTTTTTTAATATTGAAACTCAATACAATACTAGAGAAACCTTTATAAAAGGTGCTTTTAAAACGCTTGATAAAAACTTTATAACGGAGGTTGGGTTTACACCAAGACTTTATAATTACGATGCCATAAATAAGCTAACAATTCGTGATTCTTATTTGGATTCTTATATGGTTTTTCAAAAAACACATTACCCAACCAATTCTAAAACCATTGATAGATATCGTTATTTGTCAATTGTGAATGATGCTTTTTGGGATGGGAATGGAGTTTTAACAGAAATGACAACCGTTATAGGGAATTCTTTATGGTTTAAAAAGAATTTAGCGTCCTTATACCTGAATATAAAACATGATTATTTTGACTTAAAATATGGATTTGATGTATTAAACAATGATAAACCTATAATACCAGGTGTTTATAATACTACGGATATTACTTTAGGATATAATAATCGTGCCACCAATAAGAATATGTACTATGCTTCAGAAGTTTTTTATGGAGGGTATTTTAATGGATATAAAAAAGGATTTGAAACTGAAGTAGGCTACCGAATGTTACCCTTTGCACAGGTTAATGTAAATTATTCAATGAACCATATAGATTTAGAAAATTTAGGAAGCGAAACTTTTCATTTAGCAAGATTTACTGGAGAAGTATTTTTTAATAACCGATTAAATTGGACTACCTATGTGCAATACAATACCCAATTTAATAATTTTAATGTAAATACAAGGTTGCAATGGGAATACAAACCTTTGTCTTATGTTTACTTAGTGGTAACTGATAATTTCAATAAGTATTTAACTAGGACTAATTGGGGAGCTGCATTAAAACTAAATTATCGTTTTGATTTTTAA
- a CDS encoding sensor histidine kinase, whose product MRSFLQKINKPIYKHTLFWVVVFLFYTTSAYKRFSSIEELLITYFFHVLFQVLIAYSILHIIIPRYRKNKSIWQGIISFLLIFFIINVFYATVWMFYLERVYVDCYVTYKKMYGEQSFLDRITDWKSIYIRLPIFYLPSLFFLVALKFYEKAYYQSKISEQKKIDELKVLRHQLNPHFLFNTLNNLYSLAVEKSDKTPEVIAKLSGMLDYMLYGCDDTFVPIYKEVDLIENYLALEQIRYEDRAKISFTNNIQEVVKIAPLLLLTFIENAFKHGVKHELDIAEVSLTLATNKKNILFTIFNTKPIMGTSKSPLKKSIGLKNVEKQLSLIYPNAYTLTIEDNPDSFFITLELEKR is encoded by the coding sequence ATGCGTTCATTTCTACAAAAAATAAATAAACCTATTTATAAACACACCTTATTTTGGGTAGTGGTTTTTTTGTTTTATACTACTTCTGCTTATAAGCGCTTTAGTTCTATAGAAGAACTTTTAATTACTTATTTTTTTCATGTTCTTTTCCAAGTCTTAATAGCCTATAGTATTTTACACATTATAATCCCCAGATACAGAAAGAATAAAAGTATATGGCAAGGCATAATTTCTTTCCTTCTCATTTTCTTTATCATTAATGTTTTTTATGCAACTGTATGGATGTTTTATTTAGAAAGAGTGTATGTAGACTGTTATGTTACCTATAAAAAAATGTATGGAGAGCAATCTTTTCTAGATCGTATTACCGATTGGAAATCTATTTATATCCGTTTGCCTATTTTTTATCTACCTTCTTTATTCTTTTTAGTAGCCTTGAAATTTTATGAAAAAGCATACTACCAGTCTAAAATAAGTGAACAAAAGAAAATTGACGAGTTAAAGGTATTACGCCATCAACTAAATCCTCACTTTTTATTCAACACTTTGAATAATCTTTACTCTTTAGCAGTAGAAAAATCAGATAAAACACCTGAGGTAATTGCTAAACTTTCAGGAATGTTAGATTATATGTTATATGGTTGCGACGATACTTTTGTTCCTATTTATAAAGAAGTTGATTTGATTGAAAACTATTTAGCTTTAGAACAAATTAGATATGAAGATCGTGCTAAGATTTCTTTTACTAACAATATACAGGAAGTTGTAAAAATTGCTCCACTTTTATTGCTAACCTTTATTGAAAATGCTTTTAAACATGGCGTAAAACACGAACTTGATATTGCTGAAGTTTCCTTAACATTAGCTACAAATAAAAAGAATATTCTATTCACTATTTTTAACACCAAACCTATAATGGGTACTTCCAAAAGTCCGTTAAAAAAATCGATAGGATTAAAAAATGTAGAAAAACAACTGAGTTTAATATATCCTAATGCATATACCTTAACTATTGAGGATAATCCTGATAGTTTTTTTATTACCTTAGAATTAGAAAAACGTTAG
- a CDS encoding response regulator transcription factor has product MYKCLIIDDEKLARKLIENHIANIDHFEVIASCKSAIEASKVLNEHCIDLIFSDIEMPVLQGIDFYKNLVNKPAVIFTTAYRQYAVDGFEVNAIDYLLKPITFPRFFKAIEKFLATQNTNQTPTTTNTKTDKDYVFVTEDRKQVKLLFDTILYIESIKNYIKIITTSKTHVIKHGISSFENLLDTRFLRIHRSYIINTQKVTAFTKHDVEINTLEIPIGDSYKSLVFEVLK; this is encoded by the coding sequence ATGTACAAATGTTTAATTATTGACGATGAGAAGTTAGCTAGAAAACTTATTGAAAATCATATTGCTAACATTGATCATTTTGAAGTGATTGCTTCTTGTAAAAGTGCTATAGAAGCTAGTAAGGTGTTAAATGAACATTGTATAGATCTTATTTTTTCTGATATTGAGATGCCCGTTTTACAGGGAATTGATTTTTATAAGAACTTAGTTAATAAGCCTGCTGTTATTTTCACTACTGCATATAGGCAATATGCTGTTGATGGTTTTGAGGTAAATGCTATTGATTATTTGTTGAAACCCATCACTTTTCCTCGTTTTTTTAAAGCTATTGAAAAATTTTTGGCTACTCAAAACACCAATCAAACACCAACTACTACCAATACAAAAACAGATAAAGATTATGTATTTGTTACCGAAGATAGAAAACAGGTTAAGTTATTATTTGACACTATTCTTTATATTGAAAGTATTAAAAACTACATTAAAATCATTACTACTTCAAAAACTCATGTAATAAAACATGGTATTTCTTCTTTTGAAAATTTATTAGATACTCGTTTTTTACGCATTCATCGATCCTATATTATAAATACTCAAAAAGTTACCGCCTTCACCAAACATGATGTAGAAATAAACACTCTTGAAATCCCTATAGGAGACAGTTATAAAAGTTTAGTTTTTGAGGTTTTGAAATAA